In Tachypleus tridentatus isolate NWPU-2018 chromosome 7, ASM421037v1, whole genome shotgun sequence, a genomic segment contains:
- the LOC143257513 gene encoding LOW QUALITY PROTEIN: delta-1-pyrroline-5-carboxylate synthase-like (The sequence of the model RefSeq protein was modified relative to this genomic sequence to represent the inferred CDS: inserted 1 base in 1 codon), with protein MATSMKIIVKSDIGMSLGYKSHLFKEARGFRSCSNTSHQRKDTLKLRMFGKPIISHSRIEMALHVLNRTGLRFVQEGRKGLASIRDSISRDLQSSSVRKAYSYRSELQSSKRIVVKLGSAVITRKDQSGLALGRLASIIEQVSQLQNEGKEMLMVTSGSVAFGKQKLRAEARMSMSMXETLSPKDHFTQSRAIISHPDVRAAAAVGQSGLMALYDAMFSQYGVNIAQVLVTEPDFYNPESRFNLKSTVLELLGLNIIPIINTNDTVVPPDINKDLSRVARELSLKPGERVITVKDNDSLAAHLAVESGADVLILMSNVDGIFNLPPGEDGARLLHTYCPKAIGDIVYGEKSGVGLGGMESKVRAASWALERGVSVIICNGMQENAISKIIQGKRIGTFFTDHKSSSVPVEMMAVNARKGGRKLQSLTQDQRADVIERIADLLQTKKEEIFQANSRDLKQAEMDGLDPPLLARLALTTAKLNSLSDGLRQIAHTSKGILGRVLKRTLIANGMELKQISVPIGVLLVIFESRPDCLPQVAALAICTGNGLLLKGGREAAESNKCLTEIIKEALSPYGATDAVALVNTREDVAELLQLEEYVDLIIPRGSTQLIHSIQQESRRIPVLGHAEGVCHVYVDKQADFSKAVSIIRDSKCDYPAACNAMETLLIHKDLINQNFFEDVCHMLKTEGVKINSGPRLSKLLTFGPSTAKSMKTEYGSLECAVEVVDNVEDAIEHINTYGSGHTDVIITDNEEAAQLFIHQVDSACTFKNCSTRFSDGYRFGLGAEVGISTARIHARGPVGVEGLLTTKWILEGSGNTVRDFAEGGFMKYLHETLPLETLDNLEIVQSVRHNSVESNVADRPLDSN; from the exons ATGGCAACTTCAATGAAGATTATCGTAAAAAGTGATATTGGGATGTCCTTGGGTTATAAAAGTCACTTGTTTAAAGAAGCACGTGGCTTTCGCTCCTGTTCAAATACAAGTCATCAACGAAAGGACACATTGAAGCTCCGGATGTTCGGCAAGCCCATAATAAGTCATTCACGGATTGAAATGGCGTTACACGTATTGAACAGAACTGGCCTACGTTTTGTGCAAGAAGGAAGAAAAGGTTTAGCTTCCATACGAGATAGTATTTCGAGGGATTTGCAGTCGAGTTCGGTTAGGAAGGCGTATTCGTATCGAAGTGAACTCCAATCCTCCAAACGAATTGTTGTGAAACTTGGATCAGCCGTTATCACCAGGAAAGACCAGTCTGGTTTGGCACTTGGAAGACTTGCGTCAATTATTGAACAG GTGTCCCAACTTCAAAATGAAGGCAAAGAAATGCTCATGGTTACAAGTGGATCTGTTGCTTTTGGCAAACAAAAACTGAGAGCTGAGGCACGAATGTCAATGTCAA AGGAGACTCTTTCTCCGAAGGATCACTTCACTcag AGCAGAGCTATAATCAGCCATCCAGACGTACGTGCCGCGGCTGCAGTAGGACAAAGTGGGCTTATGGCGTTATATGATGCCATGTTTTCTCAGTATGGAGTGAACATTGCCCAA GTTTTGGTTACAGAACCCGATTTTTACAATCCGGAGAGTCGCTTCAACCTGAAGAGCACTGTGTTGGAGCTGTTAGGCCTCAACATCATTCCAATCATCAACACTAATGACACTGTTGTTCCACCTGACATCAATAAGGATTTGTCTAGAGTTGCTCGTGAGTTAAGCCTAAAACCTGGAGAAAGG GTTATCACTGTCAAAGACAATGACAGTCTCGCTGCTCACTTGGCAGTTGAATCGGGTGCTGATGTCTTGATTCTCATGTCAAATGTTGATGGAATCTTTAATCTTCCACCAGGTGAAGATGGAGCGCGCCTACTTCACACGTACTGCCCGAAAGCTATAGGTGATATTGTATATGGCGAAAAGTCAGGAGTAGGCTTAGGCGGGATGGAATCGAAG GTGAGAGCTGCTAGTTGGGCTCTAGAGAGAGGTGTGTCTGTGATCATATGTAATGGAATGCAAGAAAATGCCATTTCTAAGATCATCCAAGGTAAACGGATAGGAACCTTTTTCACAGATCACAAGAGTAGTTCTGTCCCAGTAGAAATGATGGCAGTAAATG CACGAAAAGGTGGTCGTAAGTTGCAGTCTTTGACACAAGACCAGAGAGCAGACGTCATTGAAAGAATAGCCGACTTACTACAgacaaagaaagaagaaatatttcaAGCAAACAGCCGAGATTTAAAGCAAGCAGAGATGGACG GACTTGATCCTCCTCTGCTTGCCAGACTAGCACTGACCACTGCAAAACTGAACAGTTTGTCTGATGGCTTACGACAAATTGCTCATACATCAAAAGGAATCCTTGGTAGAGTTCTTAAAAGAACTCTCATTGCAAACGGAATGGAACTAAAACAGATCTCTGTTCCTATTGGTGTGTTGTTGGTGATTTTTGAGTCAAGGCCAGATTGTTTGCCTCAG GTAGCAGCACTAGCCATATGTACTGGCAACGGACTTTTGCTGAAAGGCGGTAGAGAAGCAGCAGAAAGCAACAAATGTTTAACCGAAATTATTAAAGAGGCTCTATCGCCGTATGGTGCAACGGACGCTGTTGCCCTT GTCAACACAAGAGAAGATGTCGCCGAGCTCTTACAATTAGAAGAATACGTAGATTTAATTATTCCACGTGGCTCGACTCAACTAATCCATTCCATTCAACAAGAAAGCCGTCGTATTCCAGTGTTAGGACATGCTGAGGGCGTGTGCCATGTTTACGTGGACAAGCAGGCAGACTTTAGTAAAGCTGTTAGTATTA TTCGGGACTCAAAGTGTGATTATCCAGCCGCGTGCAATGCTATGGAAACGCTACTCATCCACAAGGACCTAATAAACCAAAACTTCTTTGAAGACGTTTGTCACATGTTAAAAACGGAAGGA GTAAAGATAAACTCTGGTCCGCGGCTTTCCAAGCTTTTAACTTTTGGACCTTCTACGGCGAAGTCAATGAAAACTGAATATGGAAGTCTGGAGTGTGCAGTGGAGGTAGTCGACAATGTAGAGGATGCAATAGAACATATAAATACCTATGGTAGTGGACATACTGACGTCATTATTACCGATAATG AGGAAGCTGCACAGCTTTTCATCCACCAGGTGGATAGTGCATGCACTTTTAAAAATTGCAGCACACGCTTCTCAGATGGATACCGTTTCGGCTTAG